One Deltaproteobacteria bacterium genomic window, ATTATTTCCGGCGTCAAATGGTCGTCGCCCATAATTTCTGAGAGTTCTTTCACTGCAAGGGTTTTTCCTTCAACCCGTTTCAAGGCCTGAAAAATCCCCCTCTTCATTCTTTCCCTCGCCGCCCGCCTGCCACTTCTTTTTTTTCTGCTTCTCCTCATTCGATCCTCAGCGTCTGCAAACCTGTCTTTAATGGATGTTTTCTTTTCTCTGGTCCAAATCCACCGCCATCAGTTAAAAAGTCTCCCCTCGTATCAAAACAAACAAATTGACAATGATGGTCATGCTATTATTATAGATAATCCGGGTTTAATTGTGCCGAAGTGGTGGAACTGGCAGACACGCCAGATTCAGGGTCTGGTGGGGAATTGTCCCCGTGCGGGTTCGAGTCCCGCCTTCGGCACCAAATTCTTGAAACAGCTTCCGGATAAACAAATCTTGCTTGTGTCTTTGGCCAAACATTCTGGTTTTTAGCTGGAATGTGGGCGGGGGGACTTTTTAATTTTCTGACTTCCTCTTCTCCTCTGCTATCCACTCGCGTATCTGGACGAGGACCCGGTCGCTCTCTTTCTCGTCCGATATCACGATCAGCTCGACAAGTTTTCTCATCAGGTCGATATACGCGGTGTTGAGTTTTTCCATGTCAATCATTTTTTTCTTCAGTTCCTCCACTTCCTCTATGAGGCAGGTGGTAATCTCGTCTATGTCATCTATTAGCTCACCCTTCTCAACTTCGGTCATTTCGAGGGCGGACTTTCTATATACATACCTGAACTCACCTTCTCTCCTCTTCTTCTCCTTCAGCTTCTTCACAATTTCATCCAGGCGAATGAGATCTGCCATGCCAGTCCTCATATTTTTTTTACTATATTAAACGAATAAAAATTAAAATCAACAGTGAATTTTCCGCTGTGAGAAAAGAGGCTGGCCTTTTTCACACTTCCCCGTCTAGTCTTGCAAGGCCCAAACTTCTGGCGAGGCCAACAGCCCTTCTCCATTCTTCGGGGGTTATGCGCCTCGACAAATTTTCATGGCTTCTCGCAAGGTAACAGGGATAATATTGATCCATAAGGTTAAGATAGGTGTTCGGGCTTATCTCATCTGATATAAATTCGAGCACTTTTTCTGTCCCGGAAAGAAATTCTGGCAGGAGAAGATGCCTTACCAAGAGTCCCTTCAATGCGATGCCTTCCCTGCTCAGTTTCAGATCCCCTACCTGCCTGTGCATCTCCTTTACCGATTCTCTGGCATGTGTCGAATAATCTCTGGCACCTGTCAGGTTGAAGGCTATGTCGTCGTCCATGAACTTGAAATCGGGCATGTATATATCGATGATTCCATCGAGCACCCTGATCGACTCAACATACTCATAACCGCCGCAATTATAGACAACGGGAAGGGAAAAACCTTTTTCCAGAGCGATTTCAAGAGCATTTATTACCTGGGGAATAACGTGTGTGGGCGTTACCAGGTTGAGATTGTGACATCCATAGTTCTGTATCTTCAGGAATATGGAAGCCAGTTCGGACGCGTCCACCGGGGTTCCCCTACCAAGGTGGGATATGTCGTAATTCTGGCAGAATATACATCCGAGGTTGCAATTGGCAAAAAATACCGTTCCGGACCCATGTCTGCCAACCAGAGGGGACTCTTCCCCGAAATGGGGACCAAAAGAAGATACAATTGCGCTCTCTCCCGTCCTGCAAAAACCCAGTTCACCCTCCAATCGATTGACGCGGCAATCCCGGGGGCAGAGGGAGCAACTCGTCAGTCGCTGATAAAGCATCTGTCCCCTCAGGGAAAGTTCATCCTTTCCAAACGACCTGTAGGAAGGATAGTCTTGTTTGCTCATGTCCTGTTTACCAACCTGCTATTGTCTTTGCTCACCGGTTTTTAAGGATCGCGATTGTAAACTGCGCACCCTTCTTAGATTCTCAACTGACATATATCGACGCCCCGAATTGTTTGGCTAACTGGCGTGAGTCGGGCAAGCCGAGACCGAGCCTGTAACTTTCCCCCTTCGTTGTAAACCCGGCCTTGAAGATCATCTCTCATAGTTCGGCTCGTACGCCCACCCCCACATCCGAGACGGTTATTTCTATTGTACCATCTGTATCACGGCTGACTGCAAGAGTCTGGCACCCAACCCCATCAGCCATCGATTCGGAGGCATTGACCATGACATTGAGCAACATGAGGGCAAAATCTTTCCGCCTGCCGTGCAAGAACAGCTCCTCATCGGGAAGGCCTATTTTTAGTCCGACACCATTCTTTCTTAGCTGGTACCCCGCAAATGTTATGATTTCATGTATGGTCTCTTTTATTTCAAACAGTGTATCCTCTTCCTGTCCCCCGGCAAAACAGGAATGTTTTTTCTTTATCCGGGATATCTTGCCTGTGCATTTAACTATTATTATTAAGTAATTTAAGCCAGCTTAGTTCATCCATTGGATTACTTCTTGCGAGCTCGGAATATCCCAGGGCAACACTCAGATTATTTTCAACCTCATGGGAAACACCGGGGATAAACCCGCCGAAGGGATAGAGCCGGCACCAGGAGATCAACCTCTGATCTACCTTCATATTCTCCATACCATGGCGACGCTGACAATGCAAAGTAGGAACCGGTTCGTTTGGCAGCTTCTCCCACCCTATCCCATTCAAGCATTCGCCAGGATAACCCTGTTTTTCCCCTTTTTTTTGGCGTGGGACATCGCGTCGCTTGCCGCTTTTTTGAGGGAATTCATATCTGTGCCGTGGTCCGGAAACGAAGCGATCGCGGCACTCACCGTAGCACTTTTCCCCTCGAAATCGCAAGACTCGATACCAGTTCGGAGTCTCTCAGCAATAACCCCCGCCTGAACCGATGATGCTTCCGGAAGAATAACCGCAAACCTCCCTCCTTCCATCCGGCAGGGGATATCTATATCATACTTCCGGATGGAATCGCTTCTCCTGATATTTTTTTTGATCAATTCAGCAACACCGGCAAGGAGGATGTCACCAGCCTCGTAGCCATAGGTATCGTTGAGCTTTTTGAAATCATCGACATCGAGAATGAGGAGGGAAAATATTCTTCCATACCTCTTTGCCCTTTGAATCTCGGAGTTGAGACGAATGTCTAAGTGCCAGCCTTTATAGAGTCCGGTTAGATGATCGACGATATTCATTTTCCTCATTATCTCTTCTTCTCCTCTCAATTCCCTCATCATGTAATACCCAATCCCCGACACCGACAGGCATACCACCGAAACCCATGCCCACTTGATCATCCCGTACTGGAAGTTTTGTTGCAGGAGATTGTTGACAAAAGGCATCTGCACCGAAGGGATAATCCCGG contains:
- a CDS encoding diguanylate cyclase, which gives rise to MTQAKRNKHTYISSEVPSTEEIDNIKKARTRVVLVIKTRWAILGILLLYGLYATFFYTLEGLSELSPIEKAVPVAAFIIAVAYNAFCHYSYRWFMNFRYLNLIQIMIDLVFVTIIVHFSGGVVSWFWVMYFVLIVEAVFLGERIYDAWTVGIGASILYGCLLVAEFSGIIPSVQMPFVNNLLQQNFQYGMIKWAWVSVVCLSVSGIGYYMMRELRGEEEIMRKMNIVDHLTGLYKGWHLDIRLNSEIQRAKRYGRIFSLLILDVDDFKKLNDTYGYEAGDILLAGVAELIKKNIRRSDSIRKYDIDIPCRMEGGRFAVILPEASSVQAGVIAERLRTGIESCDFEGKSATVSAAIASFPDHGTDMNSLKKAASDAMSHAKKKGKNRVILANA
- a CDS encoding radical SAM protein, with the translated sequence MSKQDYPSYRSFGKDELSLRGQMLYQRLTSCSLCPRDCRVNRLEGELGFCRTGESAIVSSFGPHFGEESPLVGRHGSGTVFFANCNLGCIFCQNYDISHLGRGTPVDASELASIFLKIQNYGCHNLNLVTPTHVIPQVINALEIALEKGFSLPVVYNCGGYEYVESIRVLDGIIDIYMPDFKFMDDDIAFNLTGARDYSTHARESVKEMHRQVGDLKLSREGIALKGLLVRHLLLPEFLSGTEKVLEFISDEISPNTYLNLMDQYYPCYLARSHENLSRRITPEEWRRAVGLARSLGLARLDGEV